A single genomic interval of Caretta caretta isolate rCarCar2 chromosome 23, rCarCar1.hap1, whole genome shotgun sequence harbors:
- the IMP4 gene encoding U3 small nucleolar ribonucleoprotein IMP4 isoform X1, with amino-acid sequence MLRREARQRREYLHRRAQEDRIRASESKKQRLKQALEENRLLPTELRREALALQKSIEFDDQGAEGLVTQQDDEYRWAGVEDPKVMITTSRDPSSRLKMFAKEMKLVVPGAQRMNRGRHEVGALLRACKANGVTDLLVLHEHRGQPDGLIVSHLPFGPTAFFTLCNVVMRHEVPDIGTMSEANPHLIFHNFTSHLGQRVCSILKYLFPVPKEDSKRVITFANQDDYISFRCQASPRMQPLLGWGRHHVYKKTDHRNIELSEVGPRFEMKLYMIKLGTLEQAATADVEWCWHPYTNTARKRRFLSAD; translated from the exons ATG TTGCGCCGCGAGGCCCGGCAGCGCCGGGAGTATCTGCACCGGCGGGCGCAGGAGGATCGGATCCGCGCCAGCGAGAGCAAGAAGCAGCGACTCAAGCAGGCGCTGGAGG aGAATCGGCTGCTGCCCACGGAGCTGCGCCGGGAGGCTCTGGCACTGCAGAAGTCCATCGAGTTTGATGACCAGGGAGCAGAAG GGCTGGTGACGCAGCAGGACGATGAGTATCGCTGGGCGGGCGTGGAGGACCCCAAGGTGATGATCACGACCTCGCGCGACCCCAGCTCCCGCCTCAAGATGTTCGCCAAG GAGATGAAGCTGGTGGTGCCGGGCGCCCAGCGCATGAACCGGGGGCGACACGAGGTGGGGGCCCTGCTCCGGGCCTGCAAGGCCAATGGCGTCACGGACCTGCTGGTGCTGCATGAACACCGAGGGCAGCcgg acggaCTGATCGTCTCCCACCTGCCCTTCGGCCCCACAGCGTTCTTCACCCTCTGCAATGTGGTGATGCGTCACGAGGTCCCCGACATCGGCACCATGTCCGAGGCCAACCCCCACCTGATCTTCCACAACTTCACCTCCCACCTGGGCCAGAGG GTCTGCAGCATCCTCAAGTACCTCTTCCCGGTGCCCAAGGAGGACAGCAAGCGGGTCATCACCTTCGCCAACCAGGACGATTACATCTCCTTCAGGTGCCAGGCCTCCCCcagaatgcagccacttctggggtggggcag GCACCACGTTTATAAGAAGACGGACCATCGCAACATCGAGCTGTCTGAGGTGGGGCCGCGCTTCGAGATGAAAC TGTACATGATCAAGCTGGGCACACTGGAGCAGGCAGCCACGGCCGACGTGGAGTGGTGCTGGCATCCTTACACCAACACGGCCCGGAAGCGGCGGTTCCTGAGCGCGGACTGA
- the IMP4 gene encoding U3 small nucleolar ribonucleoprotein IMP4 isoform X2, with amino-acid sequence MLRREARQRREYLHRRAQEDRIRASESKKQRLKQALEENRLLPTELRREALALQKSIEFDDQGAEGLVTQQDDEYRWAGVEDPKVMITTSRDPSSRLKMFAKEMKLVVPGAQRMNRGRHEVGALLRACKANGVTDLLVLHEHRGQPDGLIVSHLPFGPTAFFTLCNVVMRHEVPDIGTMSEANPHLIFHNFTSHLGQRVCSILKYLFPVPKEDSKRVITFANQDDYISFRHHVYKKTDHRNIELSEVGPRFEMKLYMIKLGTLEQAATADVEWCWHPYTNTARKRRFLSAD; translated from the exons ATG TTGCGCCGCGAGGCCCGGCAGCGCCGGGAGTATCTGCACCGGCGGGCGCAGGAGGATCGGATCCGCGCCAGCGAGAGCAAGAAGCAGCGACTCAAGCAGGCGCTGGAGG aGAATCGGCTGCTGCCCACGGAGCTGCGCCGGGAGGCTCTGGCACTGCAGAAGTCCATCGAGTTTGATGACCAGGGAGCAGAAG GGCTGGTGACGCAGCAGGACGATGAGTATCGCTGGGCGGGCGTGGAGGACCCCAAGGTGATGATCACGACCTCGCGCGACCCCAGCTCCCGCCTCAAGATGTTCGCCAAG GAGATGAAGCTGGTGGTGCCGGGCGCCCAGCGCATGAACCGGGGGCGACACGAGGTGGGGGCCCTGCTCCGGGCCTGCAAGGCCAATGGCGTCACGGACCTGCTGGTGCTGCATGAACACCGAGGGCAGCcgg acggaCTGATCGTCTCCCACCTGCCCTTCGGCCCCACAGCGTTCTTCACCCTCTGCAATGTGGTGATGCGTCACGAGGTCCCCGACATCGGCACCATGTCCGAGGCCAACCCCCACCTGATCTTCCACAACTTCACCTCCCACCTGGGCCAGAGG GTCTGCAGCATCCTCAAGTACCTCTTCCCGGTGCCCAAGGAGGACAGCAAGCGGGTCATCACCTTCGCCAACCAGGACGATTACATCTCCTTCAG GCACCACGTTTATAAGAAGACGGACCATCGCAACATCGAGCTGTCTGAGGTGGGGCCGCGCTTCGAGATGAAAC TGTACATGATCAAGCTGGGCACACTGGAGCAGGCAGCCACGGCCGACGTGGAGTGGTGCTGGCATCCTTACACCAACACGGCCCGGAAGCGGCGGTTCCTGAGCGCGGACTGA